The genomic region GCGATTCCGATATTTTTAAATAGAACTGATAATTATTTAATGATCACAAAATTTAATTAAGGAGGATTTATCATGACACTAGTAAAGAGAAATTCAGACAATTTATTTCCATCCTTATTTGACAATTTCTTCTCAAGAGATTGGATGGATTGGAATAATTCAAACTATTCAAGTACCAACACAACCCTGCCAGCCGTGAATGTGCGTGAAGATGACCATGAATTCACGATTGAAGTGGCTGCTCCGGGAATGAAAAAGAGTGATTTCAACATCAATTTGGATAACAATCAGTTAACAATTTCATCTGAAATTAAAAGTGAAAATGAAACTAAGGATGGTAAATATTCCAGAAAGGAATTTTCATACCAATCATTCCGCAGATCTTTTCGACTACCTGTCGATTTAATTGATGGTGATAAAATTGAAGCCAAGTATGATGAAGGTATTCTTTGCATCCATCTTCCAAAAAAAGAAGAAGCAAAACCCAAACCTTCACGAATGATCTCTATAAAATAAACAAATAGGGCAGGTTGGCAGCCTGCCCTAAACCTGTTTATATCCCGAAACAATTGGCATTGCTTTATTTTTTGCACGCAAGTTTTTAGTCAGTAATCGAATTCAACAAAAAGTTCGCTCACTGGCCATTTATATAAATCATTAAAAGTAAATAAAAATGAAAAAATTCAGTTTACTACTTTTATCCGCAATTATGGGAGGCGCCCTTACCTTAGGGGGCTATCTCATATTGAGCGAAAAGAAACAATCAATCAGGATTGAACACATTACAGAAACACCAGTGCACGGAGCAAGCTATAGTGTTTCAAAAAATGGTGAAAACACACCCCTGCAGTTTACTGATGTCTCGAAAAAGGTGATGGATGCTGTTGTTCACATCAAATCAACACAATTGCAAGAGAATCCAAATTCAAGGACAACTCCCTCTCCTTTCAGAGAATTTTTTAATGATGATCTTTTTAAAGATTTCTTTGGTCCCTATTCACGTATACAACCTCAAAACCCAAAACAACGAATGCCACAAGCTAGAGTGGCAAGCGGATCAGGGGTTATCATCAATGCCGATGGTTATATTGTCACCAATAATCATGTGATTGAAGGAGCCGATGACATTGAAATCAGTTTGCATGACAACCGGGTTTATAAAGCCAAAGTCGTTGGTACCGACCCAACAACCGATTTGGCTTTGCTGCAAATCAAAGAAAAAAATCTGGTTCATATTCCCTTCACCAACTCCGACGAAATTGAAGTGGGCGAATGGGTGCTTGCAGTCGGAAATCCTTTCAATCTAAATTCAACCGTTACGGCCGGTATTGTCAGCGCCAAAAGTCGTAATATCAATATTCTTCGAAATCGAAGTGCGATCGAATCCTTTATTCAGACCGACGCTGCGATCAACCCGGGGAACAGTGGTGGTGCCCTGGTCGATCTAAAAGGCGGATTGGTTGGAATTAACACAGCCATTGCCAGCCCAACAGGAGCCTATTCGGGCTATGGTTTTGCAATCCCATCAAATATCGTCAGCAAAGTGGTTGAAGATTTAATGAAATACGGATTTGTACAACGCGGGTATTTGGGTATTCTAATACGCAATATCGATGGTAACTTTGCCAAAGAAAAAGAGCTTAAAGTGACCGAAGGGGTTTACGTCGATAGTTTACCTGATAACAGTGCAGCTTCTGATGTTGGAATTCAAAAAGGTGACGTGATTTTAAAAGTTAACGGTTCCGAAACAAAATCAACTTCCGAACTCATGGAAATTGTTGCCAGACACCGTCCTGGAGATAAATTAAACCTGGAAGTTGATCGATTTGGAAAAAGCAAAAGCTTTGACATCACCCTACGAAATGAAAAAGGAGACACAGGGCTGAACAAAAAAGAAAATGAACAAATCTTAACAAGACTGGGCATAGAGCTAAAAGAATTGGATAAAGATGAACTCAAAAAACTCGAAATATCAAATGGTTTACGTGTAGATAAAATCCATTCGGGACTAATCAAACACCAAACCAATATGAAAGAAGGTTTCATTATCACTCGAGTTGATGGTAAACCAATTGACAATATTGAAGCATTCAAAAAATACGTCAACAACAAGGAAGGTGGCATTATGCTCGCCGGCTTTTATGAAAATTACCCGGGCAATTATTACTATGCCTTTGGTCTTGATTAATATCTCTTAAATATCTAAAAACAAGCCCTCATCAGAATAATCTGGTGAGGGCTTATTTTCTGTCTTTATAATTACTTCCTTTTATTTACAACTCGTTTTTTTCACCCATAACATCCTTAGGACTAAACGGCTTGACAAGGTATCCCCTTCCATTTCGAATTTGAAGGCAAATTTTCTCCTTTCATTACTAATGACAATGGTGCTATTGATGTATTTCTGTCAATAATGGAATCATATAAAACGATGGACATATTTCCGATATTACAATTTTCCTTTATTCGCAGCGATGATGCTTTCATAATTCTATCTTCAAACAAATGGTTTTGGATAACAACGCCAGCATTAAGACTAACATTATCCTCTATTTCAACCAAATCGAACTCGGAAAACAAACTTGTTCCCATATGCACATTTCTTCCAATTTTACAACCAAGCAAGCGTAAAAAAGGGGCAAAAAATGGTGTTCCTATAAAAGGCGCTAGCATTTGAGCTGTTATACTTTCGTAGGCTCCGTTTACGGCTTCATTATACCAAACGAATGTTGACCATAGTGGTTTTACTGTCGCTTTTATTCTCCCCATTAGCAGCCACTTCACAAAAACGACGATGAGTGAACTTAC from Ancylomarina subtilis harbors:
- a CDS encoding Hsp20/alpha crystallin family protein, translating into MTLVKRNSDNLFPSLFDNFFSRDWMDWNNSNYSSTNTTLPAVNVREDDHEFTIEVAAPGMKKSDFNINLDNNQLTISSEIKSENETKDGKYSRKEFSYQSFRRSFRLPVDLIDGDKIEAKYDEGILCIHLPKKEEAKPKPSRMISIK
- a CDS encoding Do family serine endopeptidase, yielding MKKFSLLLLSAIMGGALTLGGYLILSEKKQSIRIEHITETPVHGASYSVSKNGENTPLQFTDVSKKVMDAVVHIKSTQLQENPNSRTTPSPFREFFNDDLFKDFFGPYSRIQPQNPKQRMPQARVASGSGVIINADGYIVTNNHVIEGADDIEISLHDNRVYKAKVVGTDPTTDLALLQIKEKNLVHIPFTNSDEIEVGEWVLAVGNPFNLNSTVTAGIVSAKSRNINILRNRSAIESFIQTDAAINPGNSGGALVDLKGGLVGINTAIASPTGAYSGYGFAIPSNIVSKVVEDLMKYGFVQRGYLGILIRNIDGNFAKEKELKVTEGVYVDSLPDNSAASDVGIQKGDVILKVNGSETKSTSELMEIVARHRPGDKLNLEVDRFGKSKSFDITLRNEKGDTGLNKKENEQILTRLGIELKELDKDELKKLEISNGLRVDKIHSGLIKHQTNMKEGFIITRVDGKPIDNIEAFKKYVNNKEGGIMLAGFYENYPGNYYYAFGLD